The DNA window GTGTATCACGGCCGCTTCTTTGATCGCTTCATTCACCGTTAGCCCGCGTGTGTTTTCCAGAATCGATACAATATTAAAATCTGCATTAAACTCTTTTTCTTTTCCAAGGCTGAAAAGGTCGTTGGCTAAACAGATGGCATTGCGGCAGTGTATGGTCAACTGCTGTATGGGAGGGTACTTGTAAATGTTTGCCGGAACATAAACTCCTGCGCTGAAGGGCAATGAATCAGTGGCAAAGTTGGCGGCACCCAGAAACTGCCGGTTCTCCAGATATTCGGCCAGCTGGGGTTTACGGCCGTTGGCGATATGGTCATAAGCCCATATCCCTCCGGCAAACATGTCTCTGATGGATTGTATGAACATCTGCTGAAAGGCATAGGTAGTGCGTTTCCGCATTCTTCGCCATACATCGCTCAGAGCTCGGAAGATAGCACTGTCTTCTATGGAAGAGGAAGAGTTGTTCTCCAGCACTGTAATAAAATCAGTAATAAAGCTGATCACCTGTTGCCGCTTATCCAGGGTGTTTTTCTCTTCATCCAGGATATCATCTACAATAAAAAGCAGCGTGTTGAAATCACACCAGATCTTGAGATCTTCTACCCCACGATTGGGGTAACTGATAGCGATCATTCTTGCAAACTGTTGTGCTTCGTAGTGGTTCAGCTCTTCCGGGGTATTCACGAGACCACAGCGCAAAAGCCATGTGCTGGTGTGTTCCCGGATCTGATGTTCGGCAATGGTCATTTCGTCGGAGTACGTTTTGAGGTACTGCGTAAATGGACAGTAAAGACGAGGGATCGTATAAATCCGCATAGGGTTATGATTATAGGGTTATATATTCCTCAAGTTACTATAATCATGACCCTTTTTGCTGAAAAGGCATTAAAATTTAGATACCTGTGAAACGATTAGCCTCCCTTCCTTTTACTGATGGCCGCTGACAGACTTGAACGGGCATGGCCGCTTTGCGGATAATACCGGACCGCCATTTCAAAAATCGTGATAGCATTGTCAATTTTGCCGATGCGTATACAGTAGTTGCCCAGCCAGTTCAGGTAATGCTCAGCCGGTTTGCAGGGAAACCCCAGCCTGGCTGAGAGTGTATCATAGTGTCTGGTGATCAGGGAAGGATCTGCTGTAGCCTGTTTTACATGTACCTGATGACCGCTGTAGATAAATTTCAAACCATCAAACTCAGCAGGGAGAGGAACTGTGCCGTGATCATCTTCCGGATAATATCTGAACTTCCAGCGCAGTCCCGGAGGCTGAATTCGCTGTAACTGTTGCTCGAATGCACGAATGGCCGTAGGATGGTCGGTGGCAGTATCCTGTGACACTATTTCTTTATGGGCCATGGCCACATAAATGCTGGTGCCGGAGAAATTTTTCTTCGGCAAAATACTGTCGCCTTGCCGCAGCATCAGCTGCTCATCCCACCAGAGACTGGGATCAATAATGATATAAGCATTAAAAAGACGGGTGTGATGAAGTAATATATTCGCTGCTGTGAGTCCGCCAAAGGAATGGCCATTCAGGATGTTGTAGCCGGAAGTGCGGTATGCCGAATCGATGTAAGGACGCAGCTCCTGTTGCAGAAAAGCGATAAACTGGCTGTTGCCGCCACTTTGCTGGTAGAGCGTGCTTTTTTTATCATAGTAGGCTTTTCTCCCACTGGCAGTTGGAGTGAGGTCGCGGGTACGGTCGGTGTTCAGAATACCTACGATAATCATTTGCGGAATACTGGCATAAGGGCCTTTGCTCAGTATCTCCTGCAGGCCTGTGAAGGAATGGAAGTTGGCGTCACCATCCAACAGATATACCACCGGATAACGGGCCGGTGCAAAGTCAGGATGATTATAATCCGGCGGGAGATATACCCAAAACTCCCTTTTCTCCTGAAGGATGGAAGAGGACAGTGTATATTTTTTACCGATGGTGATAGGCTCCTGAGCAAGGCAGGAGAGGGCTGTACACAGGTACAGCATAAAGAAAAATATTTTTTTCATGATACACTTGCTGTATGAGTGATGAAAGAAGATGTAGCAGTACGTTGGTTCTTTTTACTTTTTTTTCTGCCCCACCATATCAGAAATCCGGTGATGGGCAAGGTTGCGCAGATAAGCCCCGCGATGGTAGTAATGATTTTTCCAACCCAGCCACCCCAGAAGCCTATATGAATATTCATGTTCATACCGTCTATACGCAGGCTGCGGTGGATGGTTTCGGGAAATGGTATTTCACGGCCGTCGTAGCGGTTGACCATCAGCATGCGGCCATCCATTGCTTTGAGGCCCAGTTCCCGCCCTGCCATGGCCAGTACAGCGGTGGCGCTGTCTTTAGGGATGGACAGACGTACCTGCCTGGTAGCAGGGTCTTTGAGCAAATCATCTACAATATTGACGAGCGGCACAAACTGTTTACTACTATCATAGGGAGGTGTTTTGCTGCGCATGGTTTTAAAGGCATCGGGCTTACTGCCCAGCAGCTGATGGGTAGCCGATTTTACGGTATCGTTGATAATAATCAGGCCGGTGATGGTTAGCATCAGGGCTGGTAGCAGGCTATAGAAGCCAGGCACATTATGCAGATCGTAATTGACTCTTTTGAAGCTGGCGTTCCATTTGATCCTGAAACTTTGTTTACGGGTGGCAGGTGTCCATCTGGAGGGCCACCACAATATCAGACCGGTGATCAGTTCTATCAGAAATATCCAGGTGGCTATCTGTACAATGAGGTTGCCCGTTTTGCCGAAAGGCATTTCTCCGCTGTGCACGTGAGCTACCACATAAAAAAAGTAATAGGCGCCACTGGTAGTGAGTGACTGGCCGCTGTAGGGGTCCATCCAGGTGAAACTGAAATGCCCTGCCTTGTCGGCAGCCCCGATGCGGGCTGACCGGGAAGGATCTTTATAGGTCTGGAAGCTGAAGGCTTTCAGCTGTGGATGTTCCCGGTTAAAAGCCGCGATCAGTTCTTCCGGAGATAGTTTTCGTTCATTCTTTACCGTTATATACCGTGCTTTGCCGGCCATTGCATCAATGATATCATCACAGTATACGAACAGTGTTCCTGTCAGGGCTACCACTATCACAACAATGCCTGAGGAGATGCCCAGCCATAGATGCAGCCAGCTGTTCAGCCTGGAGAGCCATGATTGCCGTTTTGTTTTGCCGGGATGTGTGTTCATACTATTTTAAAAAGATGGTTGCATTGGGAGGTTTGTTTACCACAACAAACCTCCCAATGCCGGATGAAGGAATAATCAGAACTTGAAAACTGCATTGGCCAGCAGATGTCTGGTAGGTTGCTGATTGGCCCAGAAGTCTGTAGTCCAGTATTTTTGATTGGTGATATTGTTGAGCTTTAGTCCCAGTCTGTATTTGGGCTGGTCGTAGTAGAGGGTGGCGTCCAGTTTGGTGAAACCATTGGCTGTAAAGGTATTGGTATCGTTGAGGAAACAGTCGCTTTGTGTGTTACCGCCGAAACCAGCACCCAATCCTTTCATCGGGCCGGAAGGAACGGTATAGCTGATCCAGAGATTGGCCACGCTGGCAGGTGTGGAGGCCGGGCGTTTGCCGTTGATGTTGGCGGTAGCATTGGTAAACCGGCTTTCATTGTAACCATATCCGAAAATGATATGTAGTCCTTTTAGGGGATTGGCAATCAGGTCTGCTTCAAACCCTTTGCTCTCCTGGGTTCCATCCTGTATGGAGTAAGTGGGATTGTTGGGGTCCTGCCGCAGTTTGTCTTTCACTTTGATGTTATAGTAACTGGCAGTACCGGATAATTTACCGTTAAGCAGTTCTACTTTGATACCACCTTCAAGCTGGTTGGCATGTTCCGGTTTGAAGCTGGTTTTTTCCTGTGGCTTTTCCGCAGTGGTTCCCGGAGGTACGTTACTGAAGCCATTCATATAGTTTCCGAACAGAGAGACTTTATCCTTTACGATCTGATAGATGAGGCCAAACTTAGGAGACACTGCTGTCTGCTGGTAGTCATCATATTCGCTTTCAAAGCGGTCTACCCGTACACTGGCCATCGCAATCAGGCGGGAGGTGATGTTGAGTACATCGGAAGCATATACGCTATAGGTTTTCTGATTTTTTTTGGCGACGGTGCTGGGTGCGGGCATGTTGGCAATACGCTGATGGTATTTTTCCATGTTGATGAAAGCGGGAGCCCTGTTGATTTTTACGGTATCGTAAAAGTTAATAAGCCATCTGTTGTCTGTGATGGTGAACTGCGAATAATCGAGTCCTACCAGCAGGCGGTTCCGCATATTACCGATGTGGAAGTCTCCGGTGAAGTTTTGTTGTACATGGTTTACACCGAAGATACTGGGTATATACATGAGCCTGCGCTGCATGGTGGAATCGGTATTGATGAGCAGGAACAGATAGTTG is part of the Chitinophaga flava genome and encodes:
- a CDS encoding terpene synthase family protein, encoding MRIYTIPRLYCPFTQYLKTYSDEMTIAEHQIREHTSTWLLRCGLVNTPEELNHYEAQQFARMIAISYPNRGVEDLKIWCDFNTLLFIVDDILDEEKNTLDKRQQVISFITDFITVLENNSSSSIEDSAIFRALSDVWRRMRKRTTYAFQQMFIQSIRDMFAGGIWAYDHIANGRKPQLAEYLENRQFLGAANFATDSLPFSAGVYVPANIYKYPPIQQLTIHCRNAICLANDLFSLGKEKEFNADFNIVSILENTRGLTVNEAIKEAAVIHNAVVRDFVRIAKSVLIFDTDTNKMIRKYIDALCCLMAGNIVWSTENTTRYPHHYGYRTKVY
- a CDS encoding alpha/beta hydrolase, with product MKKIFFFMLYLCTALSCLAQEPITIGKKYTLSSSILQEKREFWVYLPPDYNHPDFAPARYPVVYLLDGDANFHSFTGLQEILSKGPYASIPQMIIVGILNTDRTRDLTPTASGRKAYYDKKSTLYQQSGGNSQFIAFLQQELRPYIDSAYRTSGYNILNGHSFGGLTAANILLHHTRLFNAYIIIDPSLWWDEQLMLRQGDSILPKKNFSGTSIYVAMAHKEIVSQDTATDHPTAIRAFEQQLQRIQPPGLRWKFRYYPEDDHGTVPLPAEFDGLKFIYSGHQVHVKQATADPSLITRHYDTLSARLGFPCKPAEHYLNWLGNYCIRIGKIDNAITIFEMAVRYYPQSGHARSSLSAAISKRKGG
- a CDS encoding PepSY-associated TM helix domain-containing protein → MNTHPGKTKRQSWLSRLNSWLHLWLGISSGIVVIVVALTGTLFVYCDDIIDAMAGKARYITVKNERKLSPEELIAAFNREHPQLKAFSFQTYKDPSRSARIGAADKAGHFSFTWMDPYSGQSLTTSGAYYFFYVVAHVHSGEMPFGKTGNLIVQIATWIFLIELITGLILWWPSRWTPATRKQSFRIKWNASFKRVNYDLHNVPGFYSLLPALMLTITGLIIINDTVKSATHQLLGSKPDAFKTMRSKTPPYDSSKQFVPLVNIVDDLLKDPATRQVRLSIPKDSATAVLAMAGRELGLKAMDGRMLMVNRYDGREIPFPETIHRSLRIDGMNMNIHIGFWGGWVGKIITTIAGLICATLPITGFLIWWGRKKSKKNQRTATSSFITHTASVS